The Thermoanaerobacterium sp. PSU-2 sequence ATAAGTGTACCTTCTGGTATGCTTAAATACCCTAATTCGTTGGCAACATTAATGACATTTATCATACTTCGCCCTGAAATCGAAACTTTTCTTCCATACTTATAAGCAGAATCAATTATCTGTTGGACGCGATGAATGTTTGATGCAAATGTAGCTACGATTATCCTCTGTTCAGCTTTTCTAAATATATTGTCAAATGTGTCTCCAACAGTTCTCTCAGACATCGTATAACCTGGTCTCTCGATATTTGTGCTATCACACATCATGACAAGAACACCTTGTTCTCCTAATTCGGCAAATCTGTGAAAATCAGCCACTTCTCCACCAATTGGAGTAAAATCTATCTTAAAATCACCAGAGTGAAATACAACTCCAACAGGTGTATGAATAGCCAGTGCTGCCGAATCAGCAATGCTGTGAGACGTTCTTATAAACTCTACTCTAAGTTGACCAAACGTCACTGTCTCTCGAGGTTTTACCGTTACCAATTTGCTATCTCTTAAAAGCCCATTTTCTTTTAATTTGTACTCAACTAAGCCAAGCGTCAAACGCGTCCCATACACAGGAACATTTAATTGTCTTAAAACATAAGGCAAAGCTCCAATGTGGTCTTCATGCCCATGCGTTAAAACGATAGCTTTAACTTTTTCTTTGTTTTTTAATAAATACGAAATATCCGGGATGACAAGGTCTATCCCCAACATCTCGTCATCAGGAAAAGCAAGACCGCAGTCAATGACAATAATGTCGTTTCCGTACTCAATTACAGTCATATTTTTCCCGATCTCATTTAACCCGCCCAAAGGTATGATTTTTAATTTTGTCTTATTTGTCAAATACATGTCTCCCTTCTTCGTTAATATCGCTAATAATATTTTAACCAACAACAATAAAACATTACCCGTACAACACACTAATTAATTGTATTATACTTTATTTAGTGCTCATCTTCAAGTGGATATAAAAAATTAAGCCCGTCAATCTGACAGGCCTAATTTTTATTTTGTTTGCACTTGCTACAATACCCAAAAAATTTTACATTGTGATCGATTATTTGAAAGTTTTTCGTATTTTCTATCGCTTCTTCTAAGTTTTCTAACAAATCCCCTTCCATCTCTATCACACTACCACATTTTAAACAAATCAAATGGTGGTGCTGATGATCTTCATTGTGATAAAGCTCATATCTGCTGCGTCCATCATCAAAGTTTAATTTGTATATTATGCCCATTTCATCAAAGAGCTGTAAAGTCCTGTAGACAGTAGCAAGACCTATCTCTGGATATTTTTCCTTTACGAGATCATATATTTCCTCTGAAGACAGATGCTTTTCGCGATTTTCTATTATAACGTCAAGTATTGCCCTTCTCTGTGTGGTCAACTTAAATCCCTTTTGCTTCAAATTCTCCTTTATATCATCTATTTCGTTCACTTTTTCACCACCTTACATTTTACCTGTTTATAAAAGTTTATGCATTACATTCTCAATTGTCAACTATTTTTGCAAAAATAAAATTAGATGTATCATTAATATAGCCTTATATTAACACAAAAAAAGATGTATTTTCAATTGAAATTAAAAATATTTTTATAAATCCTTTATTTGCACATAAATCATCAATCTTTTAAGATAAATAACGTATTTTTTGAAAACGACAATAAAAAGGAAAGTTTTGATGGTGTTATTTCCCAGGTAATATTTGTTATCCGTGAGAGTTTTGCTTAATAAAAAATAGATATACCTTCAAGGTATATCTATTCGTCATCATGATGGTGGTGGCAGTCACAATCATCATCACATTCATATTCTTCCAATAATTCGTTGTAAGCTTCTACTACATCATTAAACTCATCTTCGTCATCTATTCCGACAAATATGTCCTCACCATTTTCATCTTGCTCAACTCTCAAAATATACGCATCATCGCTGTCACTGTCTATCGGTGCAACAACAGCATACCTTGTGTCATCAAGTTCAAAAGATGAAATTAGTTCAAAATCTACTTCATTGCCATTT is a genomic window containing:
- a CDS encoding ribonuclease J, producing the protein MYLTNKTKLKIIPLGGLNEIGKNMTVIEYGNDIIVIDCGLAFPDDEMLGIDLVIPDISYLLKNKEKVKAIVLTHGHEDHIGALPYVLRQLNVPVYGTRLTLGLVEYKLKENGLLRDSKLVTVKPRETVTFGQLRVEFIRTSHSIADSAALAIHTPVGVVFHSGDFKIDFTPIGGEVADFHRFAELGEQGVLVMMCDSTNIERPGYTMSERTVGDTFDNIFRKAEQRIIVATFASNIHRVQQIIDSAYKYGRKVSISGRSMINVINVANELGYLSIPEGTLIDIDEANKLPYSEVVIITTGSQGEPMSALTRMASSEHKKVEIVPGDTVVISASAIPGNEKLISRVINQLFKKGAEVIYDALADVHVSGHACQEEIKLLHTLIRPQFFIPVHGEYRHLKQHAKLAEDLGMDPKNIFIADNGTVIEFTKNSGRIAGTVTAGKVLVDGLGVGDVGNIVLRDRKHLSQDGLLVVVVTISKEKGSVIAGPDIISRGFVYVRESEDLMEEAKNLVKETLSQCEKDDITEWSSIKTMIKECLSSFLYEKTKRNPMILPIIMEI
- a CDS encoding DUF1292 domain-containing protein — encoded protein: MDNEFNNDIIELIDENGNEVDFELISSFELDDTRYAVVAPIDSDSDDAYILRVEQDENGEDIFVGIDDEDEFNDVVEAYNELLEEYECDDDCDCHHHHDDE
- a CDS encoding Fur family transcriptional regulator encodes the protein MNEIDDIKENLKQKGFKLTTQRRAILDVIIENREKHLSSEEIYDLVKEKYPEIGLATVYRTLQLFDEMGIIYKLNFDDGRSRYELYHNEDHQHHHLICLKCGSVIEMEGDLLENLEEAIENTKNFQIIDHNVKFFGYCSKCKQNKN